One genomic segment of Streptomyces liangshanensis includes these proteins:
- the galE gene encoding UDP-glucose 4-epimerase GalE: MSKKYLVTGGAGYVGGVVATHLLEAGHEVTVLDDLSTGFREAVPAGAKFIEGRVHDASEWLDSSYDAVLHFAASSQVAESVAKPEKYWENNVVGSFALLGAMRAAGVRTLVFSSTAATYGEPVSTPITESDPTAPTNPYGATKLTVDHMIASECAAHGLAAVSLRYFNVAGAYGSAGERHDPESHLIPLVLQVAAGKRESISVYGEDYPTPDGTCVRDYIHVADLAEAHLSALDAAVKGEHLVCNLGNGSGFSVREVIETVRKVTGHPVPEVVAARRDGDPAVLVASAETARTRLGWTPSRPDLGGIVADAWAFARRGETQE, translated from the coding sequence GTGAGCAAGAAGTACCTGGTCACAGGTGGTGCCGGATACGTCGGCGGCGTGGTGGCGACCCACCTGCTGGAAGCCGGCCACGAGGTGACCGTCCTCGACGACCTCTCCACCGGATTCCGCGAAGCGGTCCCGGCGGGCGCGAAGTTCATCGAGGGCCGCGTTCACGACGCCTCCGAATGGCTGGACTCCTCGTACGACGCCGTCCTCCACTTCGCCGCCTCCTCGCAGGTCGCCGAATCGGTCGCCAAGCCCGAGAAGTACTGGGAGAACAACGTCGTCGGCTCCTTCGCGCTGCTCGGCGCGATGCGCGCCGCCGGGGTGCGCACGCTGGTGTTCTCGTCCACGGCGGCGACGTACGGCGAACCGGTCTCCACGCCCATCACGGAGAGCGACCCGACCGCGCCGACCAACCCCTACGGCGCGACGAAGCTCACCGTCGACCACATGATCGCCTCGGAGTGCGCCGCGCACGGCCTCGCCGCCGTCTCGCTGCGGTACTTCAACGTGGCGGGCGCCTACGGCAGCGCGGGGGAGCGGCACGACCCCGAGTCCCACCTCATCCCCCTCGTGCTCCAGGTCGCCGCCGGGAAGCGCGAGTCCATCTCCGTCTACGGCGAGGACTACCCGACCCCGGACGGTACGTGCGTCCGCGACTACATCCACGTCGCGGACCTCGCCGAGGCCCACCTGAGCGCGCTGGACGCGGCGGTCAAGGGCGAGCACCTGGTGTGCAACCTCGGCAACGGCAGCGGGTTCTCGGTCCGCGAGGTCATCGAGACGGTACGGAAGGTCACGGGCCACCCGGTCCCGGAGGTCGTGGCCGCGCGCCGCGACGGCGACCCGGCCGTGCTCGTCGCGTCCGCCGAGACCGCGCGCACGCGGCTCGGCTGGACGCCCAGTCGCCCGGACCTGGGCGGCATCGTCGCGGACGCGTGGGCGTTCGCACGGCGCGGGGAGACACAGGAGTGA